In a single window of the Pseudorca crassidens isolate mPseCra1 chromosome 9, mPseCra1.hap1, whole genome shotgun sequence genome:
- the OR2AT4 gene encoding LOW QUALITY PROTEIN: olfactory receptor 2AT4 (The sequence of the model RefSeq protein was modified relative to this genomic sequence to represent the inferred CDS: inserted 1 base in 1 codon) — protein sequence MEATCNGSKDSSPVFYLVDIPSLLESLFLLVFLIFLLISLLILVGNELILVSVVAESSLHKPMYFFLINLSALDILSTTTTVPKMLSLFLLGDQYLSFSACFLQMYLFHGLNCSEAFILVVMAYDCYVAICRPLHYXALMTPQTSAALATSAWLTPLLLPIPAVLQTFHMAFDNTVHIYHCFCDHLAAVQASCSDTMPQTFMGFCIAMVVSFLPLLLVLLSYAHILASVFHVSSREGRSKAFSTCSSHLLVGTYYSSIAIAYVAYRADLPLDFHIMGNVVHAILAPVLNALIYTLRNKDVKAAITKMACPQGPGNSGTLDP from the exons ATGGAAGCCACCTGTAATGGATCAAAGGACTCCTCACCTGTGTTCTACCTGGTGGACATCCCCTCTCTGCTTGAATCCCTCTTCCTCCTTGTCTTCTTGATTTTCCTCTTAATCTCTCTGCTtattctggtgggaaatgagctgATCCTTGTGTCTGTGGTGGCAGAGTCCAGCCTCCACAAGCCCATGTACTTCTTCCTGATCAACCTCTCAGCCCTGGACATCCTCTCTACTACAACCACTGTCCCCAAGATGCTGTCCCTATTCTTGCTTGGGGACCAGTACCTCAGCTTCTCTGCTTGCTTCCTGCAGATGTACCTATTCCATGGACTTAACTGCTCTGAAGCCTTCATCCTGGTGGTCATGGCCTATGACTGCTATGTGGCTATCTGCCGCCCACTGCACT TTGCCCTCATGACCCCACAGACCAGTGCTGCACTGGCAACCAGTGCCTGGCTCACTCCCCTCCTTCTGCCCATCCCAGCAGTGCTGCAGACCTTCCACATGGCTTTTGACAACACTGTTCACATCTACCACTGCTTCTGTGACCACTTGGCTGCGGTCCAGGCCTCCTGCTCTGACACCATGCCCCAGACCTTCATGGGCTTCTGCATCGCCATGGTGGTGtccttcctgccccttctccTGGTGCTTCTTTCCTATGCCCACATCCTGGCCTCAGTGTTTCACGTCAGCTCCCGAGAAGGACGCTCAAAAGCCTTCTCCACCTGCAGCTCCCACCTCCTGGTTGGCACCTACTACTCATCCATTGCCATAGCCTATGTGGCCTACAGGGCTGACCTACCCCTCGACTTCCACATCATGGGCAACGTGGTGCATGCTATTCTCGCACCTGTCCTCAATGCTCTCATCTACACGCTGAGGAACAAGGATGTCAAAGCAGCCATCACCAAAATGGCATGTCCCCAGGGCCCAGGGAATTCTGGGACCCTTGATCCTTAG